The genomic interval GAACATCTTCCTGGGGCGGCAGCCGCGCACCGCGCTCGGCCTCGTCGACCGGCGGACCATGCGGGCGCAGGCGGCGGAGCTGCTGGCCCGGGTCCGGCTCGGCGTCTCCCCCGCCGCGCGGGTCGCCGGCCTCGGCATCGCCCAGCTCCAGATGGTGGAGATAGCCAAGGCGCTGAGCCTGGACGCCCGTGTCCTGATCATGGACGAGCCGACCGCGGTGCTCACCTCCGAGGAGGTGGCCACGCTCTTCGGGATCGTCCGGGAGCTGCGCGCGGACGGGGTCGGCGTCATCTTCATCACCCACCACCTGGAGGAGATCGCCGCGCTCGGGGACCGGGTGACGGTCCTGCGCGACGGGCGCTCGGTGGCCGAGGTGCCGGCGACGACGCCCGAGGACGACCTGATCCGCCTGATGGTGGGCCGCGACATCGCCGAGCAGTACCCGCGCCGCGCGCCCGAGGAGCCGGGCGCCCCGCTGCTGCGGGTGCGGGGCCTCGGGCGGGAGTCCGACCGGGGCCGCAAGCGGCCGGTGTTCACGGACATCGGCTTCGAGGTGCGGGCCGGCGAGGTCGTCGGGCTGGCCGGGCTGGTGGGCGCGGGCCGCACCGAGGTGGCGCGGGCGCTCTTCGGCGTGGACCGCTACGACACCGGGACCGTCGAGGTGGACGGCCGGGAGCTGGCGCGCGGGGACGTCCGGGCGGCGATGCGGGCCGGGCTCGGGCTCGTACCCGAGGACCGCAAGAGCCAGGGGCTGCTGCTCGACGCGTCGCTGCGCGACAACCTCACCCTGGCCCGGCTCGACCGGGACACCCGGGGCGGCCTCGTCGACCGGCGGGCGCAGCGGCGGGCGGCGGCGGAGGTCGCCGAGCGGCTGAAGGTGCGGATGAGCGGGCTGGAGCAGTCGGCGCGCACCCTGTCCGGCGGCAACCAGCAGAAGATCGTCATCGGCAAGTGGCTGCTGGCCGGGGCCCGGCTGCTGATCCTCGACGAGCCCACGCGCGGCGTCGACGTCGGCGCGAAGGTCGAGATCTATCAGCTGGTCAACGAGCTGACGGCCGCGGGCTGCGCGGTGCTGATGATCTCCAGCGACCTACCGGAGGTGCTCGGGATGAGCGACCGGGTGCTGGTGATGGCGCAGGGCCGGCTCGTCGGTGAGCTGGCCGGCGAGGCGGCCACGCAGGACGCGGTGATGGAGCTGGCGGTCCGGTCGGCCGGCGGTGTGGAGAACGGGAACGAGAGCGCGATGGAGGGCTCCGATGTCGGCTGAGGTGCTGCGGGCGCCCGGGAGCACCCCCGGGCAGTGGTTCGCGAGGGCGGTGCTGCGCAACGGCCCGCTGGGCGGTCTGATCGCCCTGGTCGTGGTGATGGCGGTGCTGTCCCGGGACTTCCTGAACGGGCAGAACCTGCTCAACGTCGGGGTGCAGGCGTCGGTGACGGCGATCCTGGCCTTCGGCGTGACGTTCGTGATCGTGTCGGCGGGCATCGACCTGTCCGTCGGCTCGGTCGCCGCGCTGTCGGCGACGGTGGTGGCCTGGGCGGCCACGAAGGAGGGCCTGCCCGTCTTCGTGGCGGTGCTGCTCGGGCTCGCGGTCGGCGCGGTGGCCGGGCTGCTCTCCGGGGCGCTCGTCGCGTACGGGAGGCTGCCCGCCTTCATCGCGACGCTGGCGATGCTCTCGGTCGGCCGGGGCCTGGCCCTGGTCATCTCCGGCGGCTCGCCGATCGCGTTCCCGTCCTCGGTCAGCCGGCTCGGCGACACCCTCGGCGGCTGGCTGCCGGTGCCCGTGCTGGTGATGATCGCGACGGGGCTGCTCGCGGCGCTGGTCCTGGCCCGTACGTACACGGGCCGGGCGATGTTCGCGATCGGCGGGAACGAGGAGGCGGCCCGGCTGTCGGGCATCGACGTCAAGAAGCGCAAGCTGGTCATCTACGCGCTCTCCGGGTTGTTCGCCGCCGTGGCCGGCATCGTCCTGGCCGCCCGGCTGACCTCGGCCCAGCCGCAGGCGGCCGTGGGCTACGAACTGGACGCCATCGCCGCCGTCGTCATCGGCGGGGCGAGCCTGTCGGGCGGTTCCGGCAAGGCCTCCGGCACGCTCATAGGCGCGCTGATCCTGGCGGTGCTGCGCAACGGCCTCAACCTGCTGAGCGTGTCGGCGTTCTGGCAGCAGGTCGCCACCGGTCTCGTCATCGCGCTGGCCGTGCTGCTCGACACGCTGCGCCGCCGGAGCGCCCGATGAGGGGGCGCGGACCGGCGGTGGCGGCGGCCGCGGCGCTCGTCGCGTCCCTGGCCCTGTCCGGCTGCGACCGGGGCGGGAACACGGATCTGGGGCTCGCCCTGTCCACGATGAACAACCCCTTCTTCGTCGGGATCAAGGAGGGCGCGCAGGCCGAGGCGAAGGCCCGCGGCCTGAAGATCAACATCACGGACGCGCAGAACGACCCGACGCAGCAGATCAATCAGATGGAGACGTTCACCAGCCAGGACGTCAAGGCGGCGGTCATCAACCCCGTCGACTCCGACGCGGCGGTCCCGGCGGTGGGCGTGGCCAACCGCGCGGACGTGCCGGTCATCTCCATCGACCGGGGCGTGAACGGCGGCAAGGTCGGCTCGACCATCGCCTCCGACAACGTCGCCGGCGGCAGGCTGGCCGCGAAGACCCTCGCCGAGGCGCTCGGCGGCAAGGGCGAGGTGGCGTTCCTGGAGGGTCAGCCGGGCACCTCGGCGGCCCGCGAGCGCGGCAAGGGCTTCGAGGAGGGCATCAAGGCGTACCCGGGGATCCGGGTCGTCGCCCGGCAGCCCGCGGACTTCGACCGCGCCAAGGGCATGGACGTGATGGCGAACATGCTCCAGGCGCACCGCGACATCGGCGGTGTGTTCGCCGCCAACGACGAGATGGCGCTGGGCGCGTCGAAGGCGCTGGGCGCCGCCTCGGGCGGCCGGGTGAAGGTCGTGGCCTTCGACGGCACGCCCGACGGGGTCAGGGCCGTCCGGGACGGTTCGCTGACGGCGACCGTCGCGCAGCAGCCGAGGCTGCTCGGCAAGCAGGCCGTGGAGTGGGCGGTCAAGGCCGCCGAGGGCCGGCGGCTGCCGCGCGAGGTGAAGGTGCCGGTGGTGCTGGTGACCCGGGACAACGCGGCGCGGTTCGCGGACTGACGGACCGGCAGGGCAAGGTGGAGGCGTGACGATGAGTGAGCGGGAGAACGTGTACGACGTCCTGGTGGTCGGCTCGGCCAACGCGGATCTGACGGTCCGGGTGGACCGGCGGCCGGGCGCGGGCGAGACGGTGCTCGGTACGGACCTGGTGGAGTCGGCCGGCGGCAAGGGCGCCAATCAGGCAGCCGCGGCGGCCCGGCTCGGCGCGCGGACGGCGCTGCTGGCGAGGGTCGGTGACGACGCCTTCGGCGAACTGCTCCTGGACGGGCAGCGCGCGGCCGGTGCCGACGTGCGGCACGTGCGGGTCGAGAAGGGCGCCCGGACGGGCACGGCGATGATCTTCGTCGGGCCGGACGGGGACAACACCATCGTGGTGTCCCCGGGCGCCAACGCCCGCCTCTCCCCCGCCGACGTGGCGGAGGCGCGCGAGGTCGTCGCGGCCTCGGCCGTCGTCTCGCTCCAGCTGGAGGTCCCGCCGGAGACGGTGCGGGCGGCGGTCGCGGTCGCCCGGGAGACCGGCACCCGGGTGGTGCTGAACCCCTCGCCGACGCCCCCGGAGCTGGCGCCCGCGCTCCTCACGGCGGCCGACCCCCTGGTCGTCAACGAGCACGAGGCGCGGCAGCTGTCGGGGCTCACCGGCGGCGGGCCGGAGGAGTGGGCCCGCGCGCTGCGGGAGCGGGGCGCCCGGTCGGTCGTCGTCACCCTGGGCGGCGACGGGGCCCTGGTCCTGGACGGGGCGCCGGGGACGGGCGCGCGGGCCGGGCGGGCCGCGGCGCCGGACGCGGACCCGGGTGCCGAACCGGCCACGGACGAGGCGGTGCGGGTGCCGGGCGTCCGGGTGAAGGCCGTGGACACGACGGGCGCCGGTGACGCCTTCACCGGCGCGCTGGCCACCCGCCTGGCACGCGGCGCGTCGCTGGCCGGGGCGGCCCGTTACGCGGTGCGGGTCGGCGCCGCCTCGGTGACCCGGGCGGGCGCGCAGCCCTCGTACCCGGCGGAGGAGGAACTCCCGGACGGCGAGGGTCCGTTCGTGTAGTCGTCCGAGGTCCGGCAGTACCTCTCGGCGCCCGGGGCGGAATGGCGCTTTCTGGCGGGTGACGCCGTGTCGGCGGGCGGTCGCTCCGCGATACGGTCGGCGGCGAGGTGAACGCAGCGCCGGGCGGGACGGGTGAGGGGGATCCCCGCGCGGTGGGCTGCGCCCGATTCGACCTGGAGGACCCATGTTCCGTGACCGTCCCCGCCGCACGATGGGCTTCGCCGCGGCCGCGGTGGCCGCCGCCGGTGCCGTGACGTTCAGCGTGCTGTCCCTGCAACCCGCCGCGGCGGAGGGGGACAAGGAGCTCCGGCTGACCACGGTGCGGAAGGTCGACACCCAGCCCGAGCACCTCAAGACCGGCGACAGCTGGGTGACCTACTTCGATCTGCACACCACCACGGTCGGCCGGGACGGCCGGGAGAGCGCGGGCCGGCGCGTCGGCGACGCCAGCGACCGCTGCGACGTGGTGCTCGCCCGTTACGAGGGCGTGGTCACCCAGTGCCAGCGGGTGCTGCGGACCGACGGCGGCACCCTCGTCCTGACGTCCATGAGCGACCGCTTCGGCCGTGGCCCCTACCCCGTGACCGCGGCCGTCACGGGCGGCACCGGCACCTACGCGGGCGCGGTCGGCGAGGCCCGCATCACCCTCGACGGCGACCGGGCGTCGTACCGCATCCAGCTGCGCGGCTGAGCCCGCGCCCGTCCTCCGCCCCGCCCGGTCCGGGCCGTGCGGTCAGGACCGCCCGGTGACGCGGGCGATGAGCAGGGCCACGTCGTCCTGGTCGTTGCCGTCGCGCAGGGTGGTCAGCAGCAGGTCGCACGTCGCCTCCAGGTCGTGCGGGGCGGCGTCGAGGACGGCGAGCAGGGCTTCGAGGCGGACGTCGATGTCCTGGTCCCGCGTCTCGACCAGCCCGTCGGTGTACAGCACGACGGCGTCGCCGGGCGCCAGCCGGACGCCGACGCTCTCGAAGGGGACGCCGCCCACCCCGAGCGGCGCGCCGGCCGGCAGCTCCAGCAGGGCGGGCCGGGCGCCGGGGCGGACCAGGACGGGCGGGAGATGGCCGGCGTTGGCGGCGCGGCAGAGCCCCCGGCCCGGGTCGTACACCGCGTAGAGACAGGTGGCGATCATCTGGTCCAGACCACTGGCGGTGTGGTCGAGGTGGTGCAGCACCCGCGCCGGGTCCAGGTCCAGCTGGGCGAGCGTACGGGCGGCGGTGCGCAGCTGGCCCATGGCCGCGGCGGCGTTGATACCGCTGCCCATGACGTCACCGACCACGAGGGCGCTCCGGTCGCCGGACTGGGGGATGACGTCGAACCAGTCGCCGCCGACCTGGCCGGCGGTGCCCGCGGGCTGGTAGCGGTAGGCGATCTCCAGGCCCACCAGGTGCGGCGGCCGCTGCGGGAGCAGGCTGCGCTGGAGGGTGAGGGCGGTGGAGCGCTCGCGCTGGTACCAGCGCGCGTTGTCGATGCATACGGCGGCGCGGGCGGCCAGCTCCGAGGCGAGGGCGACGTCGTCCTCGCCGAAGGGCCTGGGGTTGGTGAGCCGCTTGAGGTCGAGGGCGCCGAGCACCTCGCCCCGGGCGATCAGCGGTACGGCGAGGTAGGAGTGCAGCCCCGCGCCGGCCAGCAGTTCGGCCGCGGCCTCGTCGCGGGCGATGCGCGGCAGGTCCCGCGGTTGGACGTGCGGGAGGTGGACCGGGCGGCCGGTGCTCACGCAGCGGGTGACGAGCCGGTCGGCGGCGTACCGCGCGATCTGTCCCGGCGGGTCGGCGGCGCGCACGGCCTCGGAGGCGTCGACGGAGGCGACGGCCAGCGCCCGGAAGACCGCGGACCGGCCCTCGGGCGCGGCGCGGTCGCCGCCCAGGACGGTGTCGAGGACGTCGACGGCGGCGACGTCGGCGAGCCCGGGCACCACCGTGTCGGCGAGCTCACGGGCGGTCTGGTCCAGGTCGAGGGTGGTGCCGATGAGCACGGACGCCTCGGCGATCAGCGCCGTCCGGCGGCGGGCCTCGGCGTTGACGCGGTAGCGGTCGGTGACGTCGACCACCGAGGTGGCCACGCCGAGCGTGCGGCCCGCGGGGTCGTCCAGGCGGTAGTACGAGATCAGCTGGGCCTGGTCCTCGGCCGCGCCGCCGCCCTCGCGGCCCACGGCGAAGCGGTCCAGCAGCGGGGTGCCCGTCGCCAGCACCTCGCGCATCGCCGCCTCGATCCCGGCGGCGTCCGCGAGCGGCAGCGCCTCGCCGACCCGGCGGCCGAGGTGGGCCTCGGCGGGCAGGCCGTGCATGCGCTCCAGGGCGGGGTTGACCATCACGTACCGCAGGCCGGTGTCCAGGACGGCGACGCCGATCGGGGACCGGTCGACCAGTTGCAGGGAGAGTGCCAGGTCGCGCTCGACGCGCCGCAGGACCTGCTGGTCGGTGGCCATGCCGAGGGCGTAGAAGCGGCCACTCTCGTCCTCCAGGCGCATGTTGCGGAACTCGACCAGGCGGGCGGAGCCGTCCTTGTGCCGGGCGGGGAAGACGCCGGCCCAGGACTCGCCGCCCTCCATCACCTTGGCGAACAGCTCCAGGATGGCCTCGAAGTCCTCCTCGATGACGAGCAGCCGGGCGCCGTAGCGGCCGAGGGCCTCGGCGGCGCTCCAGCCGAAGAGCGCCTCGGCCTGCGGGCTCCACAGCACGATCCGGCCGCGCTCGTCGAGGACCACGGCGGCCACGCTCAGCAGGTCGAGCAGCCCGCCGGGCTCGTAGGGGACACCCGCGGCCCGGGCGGGTTCCGACCGGAAGCCGTCGGCGTCGGTCGTCCCCATCGGGTCCTCCTTCCGCCCGCGGAAAGGGTGCGGCAGCCCCGCGCCGTCAGACCCGGACCGGCGGCTGCGCCTGTGTGCGCCGTGGCGACTTCCATGGTCTCTCCGAACCGGCCCACCGCGCAGCCCGCGGCACACAGCGGTCGTGCCCGCAACCGGAGGAGGAGCCGGCGGGCCGGGCTAC from Streptomyces albireticuli carries:
- a CDS encoding sugar ABC transporter ATP-binding protein, which encodes MTGVNDDVPAGGRELLRVEGVTKSFPGVRALDGVDLALRAGEVHVLLGENGAGKSTLIKMLAGAHRPDEGRVVVDGAEVTLRSAQDAERLGIATIHQEFNLVPGLTVAENIFLGRQPRTALGLVDRRTMRAQAAELLARVRLGVSPAARVAGLGIAQLQMVEIAKALSLDARVLIMDEPTAVLTSEEVATLFGIVRELRADGVGVIFITHHLEEIAALGDRVTVLRDGRSVAEVPATTPEDDLIRLMVGRDIAEQYPRRAPEEPGAPLLRVRGLGRESDRGRKRPVFTDIGFEVRAGEVVGLAGLVGAGRTEVARALFGVDRYDTGTVEVDGRELARGDVRAAMRAGLGLVPEDRKSQGLLLDASLRDNLTLARLDRDTRGGLVDRRAQRRAAAEVAERLKVRMSGLEQSARTLSGGNQQKIVIGKWLLAGARLLILDEPTRGVDVGAKVEIYQLVNELTAAGCAVLMISSDLPEVLGMSDRVLVMAQGRLVGELAGEAATQDAVMELAVRSAGGVENGNESAMEGSDVG
- a CDS encoding ribokinase, encoding MSERENVYDVLVVGSANADLTVRVDRRPGAGETVLGTDLVESAGGKGANQAAAAARLGARTALLARVGDDAFGELLLDGQRAAGADVRHVRVEKGARTGTAMIFVGPDGDNTIVVSPGANARLSPADVAEAREVVAASAVVSLQLEVPPETVRAAVAVARETGTRVVLNPSPTPPELAPALLTAADPLVVNEHEARQLSGLTGGGPEEWARALRERGARSVVVTLGGDGALVLDGAPGTGARAGRAAAPDADPGAEPATDEAVRVPGVRVKAVDTTGAGDAFTGALATRLARGASLAGAARYAVRVGAASVTRAGAQPSYPAEEELPDGEGPFV
- a CDS encoding SpoIIE family protein phosphatase; translation: MGTTDADGFRSEPARAAGVPYEPGGLLDLLSVAAVVLDERGRIVLWSPQAEALFGWSAAEALGRYGARLLVIEEDFEAILELFAKVMEGGESWAGVFPARHKDGSARLVEFRNMRLEDESGRFYALGMATDQQVLRRVERDLALSLQLVDRSPIGVAVLDTGLRYVMVNPALERMHGLPAEAHLGRRVGEALPLADAAGIEAAMREVLATGTPLLDRFAVGREGGGAAEDQAQLISYYRLDDPAGRTLGVATSVVDVTDRYRVNAEARRRTALIAEASVLIGTTLDLDQTARELADTVVPGLADVAAVDVLDTVLGGDRAAPEGRSAVFRALAVASVDASEAVRAADPPGQIARYAADRLVTRCVSTGRPVHLPHVQPRDLPRIARDEAAAELLAGAGLHSYLAVPLIARGEVLGALDLKRLTNPRPFGEDDVALASELAARAAVCIDNARWYQRERSTALTLQRSLLPQRPPHLVGLEIAYRYQPAGTAGQVGGDWFDVIPQSGDRSALVVGDVMGSGINAAAAMGQLRTAARTLAQLDLDPARVLHHLDHTASGLDQMIATCLYAVYDPGRGLCRAANAGHLPPVLVRPGARPALLELPAGAPLGVGGVPFESVGVRLAPGDAVVLYTDGLVETRDQDIDVRLEALLAVLDAAPHDLEATCDLLLTTLRDGNDQDDVALLIARVTGRS